A genomic region of Rhodococcus pyridinivorans contains the following coding sequences:
- a CDS encoding cation:dicarboxylate symporter family transporter — MSTTTVRGEKRRDRTHWLYIGVIIAVVAGIAVGWLAPETGKSLGVLGTMFVDLIKMMISPVIFCTIVLGIGSVRAAASVGRIGGLALIYFVGMSTVALAIGLGVGNLLDPGSGLTLDPANAGSGAELAEKAHAAGGTVDFIASIIPTSLLSALTEGSVLQTLFVALLVGFAIQGIGKSGEPILRGIGHLQKLVFRILTMILWLAPIGAFGAIANVVGQTGLSAVLQLGVLMIAFYLTCVVFVFGVLGSLLRAVSGVSVFKLVKYLAREYLLIFATSSSESALPRLIAKMEHLGVQRTTVGVVVPTGYSFNLDGTAIYLTMAALFVSDAMGSPLNMGEQISLLLFMIVASKGAAGVTGAGLATLAGGLQSHRPDLLDGVGLIVGVDRFMSEARAVTNFSGNAIATLLIGTWTKSVDRDRVDEVLSGRLPFDESMMVDDHEPAPEREPAKLEKVSV, encoded by the coding sequence ATGAGCACCACAACCGTGCGGGGCGAGAAACGCCGCGACCGTACCCACTGGCTGTACATCGGCGTCATCATCGCCGTCGTCGCCGGTATCGCCGTCGGATGGCTGGCCCCCGAGACGGGCAAGTCGCTCGGTGTCCTCGGCACCATGTTCGTCGACCTGATCAAGATGATGATCAGCCCGGTGATCTTCTGCACCATCGTGCTCGGCATCGGGTCGGTCCGGGCAGCGGCGAGCGTCGGCCGGATCGGTGGACTCGCGCTGATCTACTTCGTGGGCATGTCGACCGTGGCCCTCGCAATCGGCCTGGGTGTGGGCAACCTGCTCGACCCGGGCTCGGGGCTCACCCTCGATCCGGCCAACGCCGGCTCGGGTGCCGAACTCGCCGAGAAGGCGCATGCCGCCGGCGGCACCGTCGACTTCATCGCGTCGATCATCCCCACCTCCCTGTTGTCCGCACTGACCGAGGGCAGCGTCCTGCAGACCTTGTTCGTGGCGCTGCTCGTCGGCTTCGCCATCCAGGGCATCGGCAAGTCGGGTGAACCGATCCTGCGGGGCATCGGCCACCTGCAGAAGCTGGTCTTCCGCATCCTGACGATGATCCTGTGGCTCGCCCCGATCGGTGCCTTCGGTGCCATCGCCAACGTCGTCGGCCAGACCGGTCTGAGCGCGGTCCTGCAGCTCGGTGTTCTGATGATCGCCTTCTACCTCACGTGCGTCGTGTTCGTCTTCGGTGTTCTCGGATCGTTGCTGCGAGCGGTCTCCGGTGTCTCGGTGTTCAAGCTCGTGAAGTACCTCGCCCGCGAGTACCTCCTCATCTTCGCGACGTCGTCGTCGGAGTCCGCGCTGCCGCGTCTGATCGCCAAGATGGAGCACCTCGGTGTCCAGCGCACCACCGTCGGCGTGGTCGTGCCCACCGGTTACTCGTTCAACCTGGACGGCACCGCGATCTACCTGACGATGGCCGCCCTGTTCGTGTCCGACGCGATGGGCAGTCCCCTGAACATGGGTGAGCAGATCTCGCTCCTGCTGTTCATGATCGTCGCCTCGAAGGGTGCGGCCGGGGTCACCGGTGCCGGTCTGGCGACGCTGGCCGGCGGTCTGCAGAGCCACCGCCCCGACCTGCTCGACGGTGTCGGCCTGATCGTCGGTGTCGACCGGTTCATGTCCGAGGCGCGTGCCGTCACCAACTTCTCCGGCAACGCCATCGCGACCCTGCTCATCGGCACGTGGACCAAGTCGGTGGACCGTGACCGCGTCGACGAGGTGCTCAGCGGACGGCTGCCGTTCGACGAAAGCATGATGGTCGACGATCACGAGCCCGCTCCCGAGCGCGAACCGGCGAAGCTGGAGAAGGTGTCCGTCTGA